A window of Citrus sinensis cultivar Valencia sweet orange chromosome 7, DVS_A1.0, whole genome shotgun sequence contains these coding sequences:
- the LOC102625848 gene encoding transcription factor GTE2, with product MAPAALPSRNEPCWGEPKVYARRHSSATTTTTVAASAANYRDTKNNNIPKCNNPPLFQSKPNPNPNKETRAHDPTSNVHFKKTPTPAQPQSLPESDYVTFNLGAYTRRELKDLRKRLVSDLERVRNLGTRIANSDFQATHVYPTTKSQNRGGSKRANPFGNPKAKRAAAGTPSLTSTKNAMRRCGEILTKLMKDKQGWAFNTPVDVVSLRLRDYHDIIKKPMDLGTVRSKLENNVYKCPQEFAEDVRLTFNNALVYNPKGHYVYAMAETLSAKFEQMFQKLSKQQQRQGILVNKEEEAALVRGRGKGRGKAREMSLEEKMALGRSLEELPQEELGKLLGIVKKRNSGNGSLSCHGDEIELDIEALDNDTLWQLVRFVDNFKKAEKDKTEKEPMCSQVAVAVAAPVVIERSKKGNVAAEEEVDIGEEIPVQNYPPVVIERDDASSGTSTSSTDSEDSSSSTSSGSGSSSSSDDDTAQSPFPGA from the exons ATGGCACCGGCCGCTCTGCCCAGTCGAAATGAGCCGTGTTGGGGAGAGCCCAAGGTTTATGCGAGGAGGCACTCGAGCgcaaccaccaccaccactgtCGCCGCCTCCGCTGCGAACTATAGGGACACTAAGAATAACAACATTCCTAAATGCAACAATCCTCCTCTTTTCCAATCAAAACCTAACCCGAATCCGAACAAAGAGACCCGTGCACATGATCCAACAAGCAACGTGCATTTCAAGAAGACTCCTACGCCGGCCCAACCCCAATCCCTACCCGAATCGGATTATGTGACGTTCAATCTTGGTGCGTACACGAGGCGAGAACTCAAGGACCTGAGAAAGCGCCTGGTCTCTGATCTTGAAAGGGTCCGGAACCTCGGAACTCGGATCGCGAACTCAGACTTCCAAGCCACACACGTTTACCCAACAACGAAGAGTCAAAACAGGGGAGGATCGAAACGGGCCAACCCGTTTGGAAACCCGAAGGCGAAACGAGCAGCCGCGGGGACACCGTCATTAACATCAACAAAGAATGCGATGCGAAGGTGTGGTGAGATACTGACAAAGCTGATGAAGGACAAACAGGGGTGGGCTTTCAACACCCCCGTGGATGTCGTCTCGTTGCGTCTCCGCGACTATCATGACATCATCAAGAAGCCGATGGATTTGGGGACGGTCAGGTCAAAACTGGAAAACAATGTTTACAAGTGTCCGCAGGAATTCGCAGAAGATGTGAGACTCACCTTTAACAACGCGCTGGTGTACAATCCTAAGGGTCACTATGTTTACGCAATGGCAGAGACCTTGTCAGCTAAATTCGAGCAAATGTTTCAGAAATTGTCCAAGCAGCAGCAACGGCAGGGGATTTTGGTTAAtaaggaagaagaagcagcATTGGTGAGGGGAAGGGGGAAGGGAAGGGGAAAAGCGAGGGAGATGAGTTTGGAAGAGAAGATGGCGTTGGGGAGGAGTCTGGAGGAGTTGCCGCAAGAGGAATTGGGAAAGTTGTTGGGTATTGTTAAGAAGAGAAATAGTGGTAATGGGAGTTTGTCTTGCCATGGGGATGAGATTGAACTGGATATTGAGGCGCTTGATAATGATACGCTGTGGCAACTTGTTCGATTCGTGGATAATTTTAAGAAAGCTGAGAAGGATAAAACCGAGAAGGAACCCATGTGCAGCCAAGTTGCAGTTGCAGTTGCAGCACCTGTGGTGATTGAGAGGAGCAAGAAAGGGAACGTTGCTGCGGAGGAGGAGGTGGACATCGGAGAGGAGATTCCGGTGCAAAATTACCCGCCAGTGGTGATTGAGAGGGATGATGCTTCAAGTGGCACCTCTACTTCCAGCACTGATTCGGAGGATTCCTCTTCCTCTACCTCTAGTG GTTCGGGGAGTAGTTCATCATCTGATGATGACACTGCCCAATCACCATTTCCTGGAGCCTGA